AAACACCATCGCTTGACTTTGCTACTTGTATTCAAACGCTGACCTGGCAAGATCATATGATTCTCACACTAAACCCCTTTTGCCACGTGTGTCTTCCCCTCTATTTAAACAAGTACACGATCACATTACTCATACACCACCATACCATAATGGAGAACCACGGGAGAGCCATAATAAACTCCAGCGATCAGCCGCCGGAGTTTGAGTTCGGATCTTTGACTCCATCATCTCCATCACAAGACTCAGAAAATTCTCCCGCCGATCACCTCTTCTTCAACGGCCGTCTCTTGCCACACGTTTTTCCAGCACCGAACAATAACACCAGGTGGTCAATCTCACGTACAACCAGCGAACACATCTCCCGGAGCACTAGCACGAACAGCCGGAGTAGTTTCggtagtagtagtaatagcagcTCAACTTCTAATTACTCTCCCAGAACGAGCAGTTTCAACGGTAACAACATCAGTACCATAAACCACAGGCCTTTGGATTTGAAGCCTACGACTAGTATATACGGCGAAACCGTAAATACGACGAATATGGTGAAAACGTCTCTATACAGGTCGTATTCATCACAGCGGTGGCAATATATAACTCCTGCACCGGTGAAAAGAAGTGGAGGGATAAGAGTCGGTGgccggaagaagaagaaggcggCGAGGATTAGGAAGAAggcggaagagagaagagggAGTAGGGTGATGAAGTGGTGGAGAAGGATTTTAATGGCGGCGATTTTTGCTTGTAGAGAGTGCCATGCATTGGAGGGAGCCTAAGAAAGACTTGAACGTGTTCATGGAAAACAAAGTATATTGAAAcgttcaaaatttaaattatgtattggGATTGTTGGTTTTCAAGATTGTGTAtctaatattttggttttataacactaattataatttttaaacaaaactaCAATCTATCTTTTacgtatttataatttataatgtaAACTATAGTAAAATATCTATAAGTGTAAATTATAAGTTACACTTGTTGTCTTCTAACAAAAAGgtgttttaaaatcatatatcattttttttaacgctgaataattatgctattaactatgagaaatattacagacgACTTTACAAACCGACAATTCTATCTGCCGTATATGGATTGACGCTTGTGGCTTCCACAATCATATATCACTTTAGAAATTGAAATTGTTATCACTTAAAAACGGTCAAGAAAGCTTCAAGAAATAAATGTAATCTGCTGAcagaaaaataactaaataaaagaGTAGATTGATTGAAACAAGAGAGAGTAAACAACTATGTTCAACACAAAGTCATGACAAAACCATCAAAACAACAAACAGAagacataaaaataaaagaagcaaACTAAGTTCCATACGAGAGGCATACACGAAAATATCATTACTCCAAGTAACTCATGTTTCGGTGGTGACTATCAAGGCTCAAGAACTCACTCGGATTCGCATGACTCTCGGCGTTGCTCTGTTCTTGGCTCTGGTCCTGGTGGCTCTGATGCTCTGGTTTGTCACCTAAACCCTCCGAGTCAAACAGAAGCTTAGCGTTGACGTTGTTAGTCAATGCATTGAAGAAAGATAGCCCTGTGGGCCATTTCATGTCGGAGTCTGGTTCTTTGTTTGCATGCGGCATCACAGGGAAAGGCATGTGAGGCTGGTAGGCAGGCAAAGAGGATTGAGCCATCATTGGTCGTTGGCTGGAGCCACTCCAGTTGTAGAGAGGAAGCTGAGAGGGTTGCAGTTGTTGAGTCTGCGGAGGAAGTATAGGGTGGTTCGAGCCCATGAGGGATGTGTTTGAAGACGAAGGGCTGCGGTTTGAGGA
This region of Brassica napus cultivar Da-Ae chromosome C5, Da-Ae, whole genome shotgun sequence genomic DNA includes:
- the LOC125586987 gene encoding uncharacterized protein LOC125586987; this encodes MILTLNPFCHVCLPLYLNKYTITLLIHHHTIMENHGRAIINSSDQPPEFEFGSLTPSSPSQDSENSPADHLFFNGRLLPHVFPAPNNNTRWSISRTTSEHISRSTSTNSRSSFGSSSNSSSTSNYSPRTSSFNGNNISTINHRPLDLKPTTSIYGETVNTTNMVKTSLYRSYSSQRWQYITPAPVKRSGGIRVGGRKKKKAARIRKKAEERRGSRVMKWWRRILMAAIFACRECHALEGA